The Camelina sativa cultivar DH55 chromosome 18, Cs, whole genome shotgun sequence DNA window NNNNNNNNNNNNNNNNNNNNNNNNNNNNNNNNNNNNNNNNNNNNNNNNNNNNNNNNNNNNNNNNNNNNNNNNNNNNNNNNNNNNNNNNNNNNNNNNNNNNNNNNNNNNNNNNNNNNNNNNNNNNNNNNNNNNNNNNNNNNNNNNNNNNNNNNNNNNNNNNNNNNNNNNNNNNNNNNNNNNNNNNNNNNNNNNNNNNNNNNNNNNNNNNNNNNNNNNNNNNNNNNNNNNNNNNNNNNNNNNNNNNNNNNNNNNNNNNNNNNNNNNNNNNNNNNNNNNNNNNNNNNNNNNNNNNNNNNNNNNNNNNNNNNNNNNNNNNNNNNNNNNNNNNNNNNNNNNNNNNNNNNNNNNNNNNNNNNNNNNNNNNNNNNNNNNNNNNNNNNNNNNNNNNNNNNNNNNNNNNNNNNNNNNNNNNNNNNNNNNNNNNNNNNNNNNNNNNNNNNNNNNNNNNNNNNNNNNNNNNNNNNNNNNNNNNNNNNNNNNNNNNNNNNNNNNNNNNNNNNNNNNNNNNNNNNNNNNNNNNNNNNNNNNNNNNNNNNNNNNNNNNNNNNNNNNNNNNNNNNNNNNNNNNNNNNNNNNNNNNNNNNNNNNNNNNNNNNNNNNNNNNNNNNNNNNNNNNNNNNNNNNNNNNNNNNNNNNNNNNNNNNNNNNNNNNNNNNNNNNNNNNNNNNNNNNNNNNNNNNNNNNNNNNNNNNNNNNNNNNNNNNNNNNNNNNNNNNNNNNNNNNNNNNNNNNNNNNNNNNNNNNNNNNNNNNNNNNNNNNNNNNNNNNNNNNNNNNNNNNNNNNNNNNNNNNNNNNNNNNNNNNNNNNNNNNNNNNNNNNNNNNNNNNNNNNNNNNNNNNNNNNNNNNNNNNNNNNNNNNNNNNNNNNNNNNNNNNNNNNNNNNNNNNNNNNNNNNNNNNNNNNNNNNNNNNNNNNNNNNNNNNNNNNNNNNNNNNNNNNNNNNNNNNNNNNNNNNNNNNNNNNNNNNNNNNNNNNNNNNNNNNNNNNNNNNNNNNNNNNNNNNNNNNNNNNNNNNNNNNNNNNNNNNNNNNNNNNNNNNNNNNNNNNNNNNNNNNNNNNNNNNNNNNNNNNNNNNTTGTTATATATCCTTCAAATTTCAAGTTGAACATTTTGGAACATTCCAGTGATCATTGATGTATATGTTCCTTTCCATctgataaaatcaaataatcaacATTTAGAATCGTACGTTCTGACACGAGAAACATAATACTTTTTCATCactatggaaaaaaaaacatacaagaagaagaagatatctttGTTGACtgaatatataacatgttaATGTTGTGTACGTCGTAGTACTGTATTAATTTTGGACATGCTATATATACGACATACGAGATAATGCTTTTCTTCCTTTATGAATAAAACAAAGTAAGTAAGTGATCTTCAAAAATTGTTCTATATAGTCAATTATTActacaatatgttttttttttactattgtaAAGAACGAATAGAACAGAATAATTTCGttgaaatcctaaaaaaaaattcttatacgtctattattattatatatagaatagaAACTTATGTCGGTGAAAAGCTTAAAGATTCTCCACACATATTGAAGCTTAATTCGCATGAAACCAAGAgaatatctttatttattttatagtgtaataatcaaataaaaagaaacatatagtATTTATTACGTGTCCATTTTCGTTTGTCGCGTTGTGGATTAGATCAACATAGTCTATCACTAATCAAGATTACCTTAATCCATTTCGTTTCTCATCCTCTTTACAATTtctaattctttaaaataaagtttaCTTTAGATGGTTGGAGATATTTTTATAATCTTCATAAACTCTACTCTTCAAGTTAGTTCGATCGTTAATGTACGCAAAAAGGTAATcctcaaattaaattaaaatattgtttttacttagTGCTCCCATAGATAAATTAGAGAGATTAtgcagaaccaaaaaaaaaaaaaaaaactccgaGGATAATACCCAAAACACCCTTACGGCTTTACACGTGAGATAACAAAACGACAAAAAATTAGCCAAAGGGTAAAAAGGTCAAAATCACACAAATTTTCATCAGTTCATTTTGAGAGATGTCTCTTTCTCGTCTCTCTCTACTTCGCTTCTCAGTAGGCAAAACCGCCTCTTTGGTTTCTCGGATCTCGACGGTAACGCGACGGTGCAGTACTAGCCGGATAATCAGATTTACTCTTCTTTGTCGTATTAACATCCATAAACGAAGAGTACTCCCTtctaaagctttcttcttcgtcCATAACCATCTGCTTCGATCTACACTCCACGCTACAGAACGCTCTGTCACCTCTAAACCaaatcccaaaaacaaaaacaaaaaaacgttaaCAAAGGAATCAAGAaacttattaaaagaaaaaaaaaaaaaaaagaatctttgaGTACTGTAAAGTAACATACTTGTACATGTAGATATCTTTGGCAGGGAGAAGTTTTCTTCTACAGAGAAAACAATGTTGGAGAAAACCAGAATCTTGATAATGACGATGGAGATTAGTCACGGAGGAGGCAGAGGAGGTTATGGCGGTGGTGGTGACTAGAACGTTGGCTTTGTTGACGACTTTAGGACTAATTAAACAGCCGTCACTTACagtgttgttgctgttgttagTCATCTCCAAAACAATACTTAGTCCCaccatttttgtttctctttttgggGCTCTTATCTCATCTCTAtggtgttttgagtttttttttttttttNgttttttttttttttttttttttcttttttctagtCAGGTGTTAATgtggcgaagaagaagatgaaggagaagttttttttttttttaattgaataaggGGGTGGGACCTACAAGAGTGTACTAAGCGAGGAcgattgatttgatttcttttgctttgatATACGCCACGTGTTTCCTCCTCTTCATTACTTCTGTTAGTGTTtaggtccttttttttttttctttggggaTAAATGTTTTCACAATATTTATcagattttttactttttttgtcgttttgtATTAGTATTGGTGAGTCTTGTTATGAAACGTGTCACCATCTTTGAATGTTTAGTttctaaactatatatatatatatatatatatatttcgtgaTGCTAGAAAGATCATAGTAGTAGACTTCTTagaagatttttgaaaaaatattcaactctTTTGGATCTAGTGATTTGGAAGAAGTGTTTGATTCAGATGGAAAGTGAACACAATTAGAAAAGCTCAGTCttaattcttttgtttgataAGAAATAAGAGATTACAACATAGtaatttctctatttattttatgtcaccatatattttatatattctagCCAATCTTTGggttaataagattttttttgagttgAATTCTTTTGAAACATGTTGCATATGTAAACCGAGatatcacaatattttttttttatgtgaaagCATATCTGGATTAGATGGAAAAACAATACTACAATTTAGTCTAACAATGCAACTTAATTTTCTCTAAATttatcgtcaaaaaaaaaatatgaatttcaaCCATTTCATAAGTATTCctcaattaaaaacaaatttctttGCACATGTTTTTAAACAACATTCATactaaaatcaattaaatcTATACAGATTGGAAAACATTCTACCAGTTCATACGGATTTCAAAGTAACTTAAGGTAAGGAAATGATCTTCACTCTTCCTGTAAAAGTGAAAAAAGGAAGGAGCAAATCTTTTTTCAATCTATGAAGAAACTATAGCAAATATTTTGAAGGTTGTTTACAAATTATACATCACAAATTGTGTGTAGGTGTTTTCTATGGCCcatattgttattttcataaatatataaaggcCCAAAGCCCCAAACCTTGCTTTACTTCATCACTGGATTTTCTTTTCGTTTCTATATATTCGATATATAGTATActattaatttgtatttatcatagtaaataaaaaatttacaggATTATTActtcataaaaaagaaaatatatgtatatgaattaCTTTCGATCACTTAAATATTCTTgtgtaaaattttgtaattctcgttaaattaataataatacaatcttttttttttaactttctacCATAAATGTAATACGATCTTAATTTTATcacaatttcaaatatatatctataaattttaaaatcaattaatcAGTTCCATTATTACAATGTGTTAAAATAGttcttctaatattttttatgaaatataatattttcattatgtCCGTTAACAACTTAGCATACGAGTGTTCTCTTTCAAATAATGATGTCCtctcaaattataatattttgctAAGGAGGATGTAGGGTTTGTTGGTTTTAGATACAAGCAATGGTTGATTAATTATGGAAGAGCATCACtattattgttgatgattagACTAGTAAACATCATGAGTACTCTAAACAATCACACATAAACATAATTCAAATTTCACGTGCAAATTCTTGCAAACATGATTTTAGtcaaatttaacatttaatGTTGAATACCATTACATACTATATATAGTGTGAACGTtccatgtcttttttttttatctatggtTCGCTATTCTTCATGTTCCAAATAGGTTACAAATAGTAGGTTTTCATTACCTTATCATGCATCTACATGTCTTTGTGTTTgttaataggaaaaaaaaagattgtaaggctttattttgaaaatttccagagtaattaaaaatcttacttatgaattatgattgAACATGTGATTATTCGTCaagattaattagttaatttaatcGTCGACAAGACATAATAACTAAGAGCTATGGTTGCCAATTATTTGAGAAATTAGGACCCAATTGATGTCGTTTACTTTACACAAATTGCTGCTTTTCTATTTTAATCGTTTTATCCTAATTACTTCCTTTTCCTAATTTCTtccttctattttttatttgtgtgtgaTAACGATTTGAAATTAGATTCCCTAAGATCTACTCGATCAAATTGTATGCTAATTTCAAACGTTTCAAGCAGTATACACTAAAAATCCATTAACATATCTTCAAATCCAAAATATTTCACATGATCTaactatatgtatatgaatcaaGTTTGTATACTAATTTTCTAGATTTGTGTAATtcatagtttatttattatatatataattactttgtaatttatatttcttgATGGTGaagcatatgtttttttttttttttggcaaactgtGAAGCATATGttaaagataaaaatacaataataaccACAAAACAGTCATACATGATACGGTTAAAAAATGTAGGAATCCACATTAATTTTGGGTAATGTTGTTAATTTCTAGTTGGTAATTTATACGGTAGTTAGAAAATATAGGAAAATTGCGATAAAACAACTCTATTAGTTCCAAAAGTTTTCACATAAGCAATCAAATATTTTCCGAGAGCACAAACATAAATGTAACATGAATGCCAGACAAGTACAATGGTTCAAATGAGTTGAAACTTGGAAGAGaccacaaaactgttttttttggtaaaaattagAGAAGTTGAATATGTATCGATATTTACCATGATTGTGATGTTAAAAATTTGTACTCatataaatgtttttggtaaaaaatgaaaattcagTCTATGAAATGCATCGTG harbors:
- the LOC104760895 gene encoding uncharacterized protein LOC104760895 produces the protein MVGLSIVLEMTNNSNNTVSDGCLISPKVVNKANVLVTTTAITSSASSVTNLHRHYQDSGFLQHCFLCRRKLLPAKDIYMYKGDRAFCSVECRSKQMVMDEEESFRREYSSFMDVNTTKKSKSDYPASTAPSRYRRDPRNQRGGFAY